In the Pseudorca crassidens isolate mPseCra1 chromosome 21, mPseCra1.hap1, whole genome shotgun sequence genome, AAGATCTGTCACCAGGTAATTCTATCCCACCCAACGGGGACTCAGATTCTTTACTGTGAAACAGGGTTATCTAAGACCCCCTTTAAGCTGGAAAATATCATTATTCTTCAACCCACGATTCCTCTGGTGCTACAACTTCTCCAAAGCACTAAGAAGGCAGAGAACGtagagaagaatatgaaaattatTCCCGATTCCCTAAAATTTCTTAGAATGATTGAGCCCATCCTAATTTTTAACCGTGAATcaccaaacaaaaaacctcctcCACCTGTAACTGCTTATTATCTTATGCCAAGTCCAAGAACACAAATGGCGTGCCCTTGCCAAGCTGGTCTGTCCACATCACTAGCAGTGCTCAAGGAAGGGTGAATGACCACTGGTCAGGAATCATGTGGACAGTGCCAGAGCCCATCTCTAACATGCTTCTCATTCAGTACTGGAATTCGGTCTCATGGCTGGGCAAGATCTCATGGTTTGACAATGCAGGTAACACAGCTGAAACCTTATCTCAAGTTGGCCTGAAGTATATACCACTGTCCACATCTGAGATGCTAAAATACTATAACCTACCCCAATACTCTCTCTTAACTACCCAGCTCTGCCCTACTAATGACTGGCACTCACACTGGCCCCAATGATGGCTGCTTCCTATTCTGAGTGTGCAAACTGCACCTTTGATGAACCTTTCACCTTCCTGTTCTGACTTGCTGATGTTTACTTCTTGTCTTTACTTACTTACCCTCCCTGTGGCTTCTGCAGCAAAGCCTCTCAGCCAAAAACACCTCAGGTCCCCAACAACTTCAACTCACTCCAGAAAGTTGGATTGGAATTTCAATGAaattatctgcattttaccaCAACTTACAGTTCCCCGAGATGATGGTGAAACTAAACGACTAAAGTAGCACCATCCACCCAGGGACACCCCCTCTCAAGGATGTCCCCTCAGAGACACCCCTCTCTCTGGCCCCTTCTAGAAACACCCCCTTCTCAGGGATGTCCCCCTTCCCTCAGGGATACCACCTCTTAGAGATCGGGTATAAATGCGGGTTTATCAGCCAGTTCTGATTCACACATTTGCTCCAGCTTCTACTTggtaccaggtactgtgctaggtgctttaatCTATATTAACTCTTTAAATCACATGGCCACACAGCATACTAAGTATCATTAACCCTACTATGCAAATAAACAAAGGGGGTTTCAGAAAGAATAAGTGGCTTGTCCAAGAAATTCAGACCAAGGTCTTCTGCTTCTGAGAGTTGTGTGACCCAAGAAGACAACCAACATCCATGGTCTATTTCACATGGAAATGCATAGCTGCAACGTTACCATGTGCCAGTCTTGAATGTGCTCAGCCAATGAACTATAAACCTATAAACTGCGTATAGGAAACACTTAACATAGAACAGACTGATCATAAAAACAGGCTCATTAGAAATCTgtaatatggggacttccctggtggcgcagtggttaagaatctgcctgccaatgcaggggacatgcgttcgagccctggtctgggaaaatcccacatgccgcggagcaactaagcccgtgcgccacaactactgagcccgcggctctagagcctgcaagccacaactactgagcccacatgccacaactactgagcccacgcgcctagagcccatgctccacaacaggagaggccacctcaatgagaagaacgtgcaccacaaagaagagtagcccctgctcgccgcaactagagaaaacccgcacgcagcaacaaagacccgacgcagccaaaattaaataaatacatttatatattaaaaaaaaattctgtaatatgtatactgactttaaaaaaaaaaaaaaactgacgtTTTTTCATACaactttaaaatagtttatcCCCATTTAACCTCCCCTGCACCTCCCCAAACATGTGAATTGACACATTTTAAttcaggaaaaatatattaaaactaaatTCATAAAATGATTAAGAAGTTTAGCATTCTCTTCCCACTTATGGAGATGCTGAAGGACAGGTAAATGACCCTAGAATGATGAATGACAAGAGATGAAATGCTGGATAATCCATAAAGAGACAGGGAATCACTAAATGACAGGTACAGCACATAAAACCTACATAATTTGTGATTCTGTGTTCTAGGGAGAGTTAAATCCTaaagtagagagagaaaataagtatTTATGGCGTTGACCAAGGAATCAGCTCTACCAAGCACCCATATAATTAGATCCTCCCCCACCATCTCAGGAACATGAAGACTTCCCAGCAGAATGGGACCTCACAGGGCAAACGGCCAAGAGAGATTATAGTGACCATCTAATCCAACACCCTCTACTTACAATCAAGGAGTCTCTGGCCTAATCAAACAACCTGCCCCAAGTAATCAACCAATGCCAGTGGCAGAATGAAAGCCAAGATCTCCCAGTGTCCTTTTCCCAGCACCAGGCCACTGCTACCAAAGCTGCATCATGGGACCTAATACATACTCATCACCCACAAGTATTTGTTCAGGATCCAATTTACATATGGTAATACAAGAAATACTGCCAAATAGAATGTCCACAGGTTGCCAATTTGGCAAACCACTAAATTGTACTCTACCTGCCCCCAAAACCCAAATTACTTTTCACTCACATCATTCACTTATATCCACAGAAACCAGCCAAATGCTTTTCAAATATGTTCCACACTcagatttccaaaaaaaaaactgCTACAAAAACCACAAGCACAAAATTAAGAGAATGGGACCAGTACCTTCCCCAGAAAGCAATCTCTGGGGTGCCTTTCGTGTAGGTGGAGTTACTGGAGCCACTCAGCCCATTGGTGATCCCACCAGAATAGCCCATCACTATTCCACCATCTGCAGAGATGCTCAGGACGTCCTGCTGTCCTCCCATTGATGTCCTCTCCAGGAACTGACCACCTTCTTTAATGCGCTGTTGTATCATTGGAGTGAGGGGCACTTCAAAGCTAAAATAGCTATCAGGCTCTGAATATAAAGTCTCCAAGGACTCAGCACTGTAGTATAAAGAAGTGTTGTCCAAAATGGTTTCAAACTGGGAGCTGTACACATCAGTGGAGTCCTCTGCACAACCAGACCCAAGGATATCATCATCTCTGGCCCGAAAGTGCTCCTCTTGCTCAAGAATCCTGGAAAGCACATAAAACGGACGAATTTCAATATCAGgttattttttcccctccaatCATATAAAAAAGGGAACATTCTATAGAGCTAACACTTGTATTCAGTGGGCTTATGTCAATACATTTGGGAAGGAAGATTTCATAGAAACATATTCAGGCTGAAAGAACTCTTTAGCATACATACGCTATGCTACCCTCTACATAATTTAATATAGTTTTGAACTATTTCCTAATATGTGAATCAGGTCCAaagaatatttcaataaaatgttaaaataatgaattttcatCTAGCCAACTAAACTCCACAAATCCAAATTAACAGCTACTATCATTCTTAATTTTAACAGAAAGAGGTCATTAACAGGTAAATGACCTGTTAGAAGATAAATATATTGTGTAAACTTAATGGACTAAAAATACACTAAACTTTCAtcagtctgttaatattttctgatttaaatAAGACCAAATGCCCTCAAGAAGATAAATATTCTATAATCCAAGGGCTGTCCCCTGGTGACAATAAGACAGCACTGCAGAGAGAGTTCAGGTCCAGAAACAGCCAGCCAGTAAACgaccttttaaaagaaaaaataaataagtaagagcCAACAAACGTGTTTACTACAGGGCTAACCAAAACAGTGACAACCTACAAAAAACGTACAAGTTAATATACCTGGGGCGTTAATTAATTAATATGCATCATgttcttcaaatattaaaaatgaacattagaataactaaataaaattttaaaactcagtaagagaaagaagacaagagaCAGAAAAACGTGGAGCTGAATCTGGATGTGCCAATTACTAGCTCAGCCtcaggaacaaaacagaaataggaataaaactacctggTAGGTAACCCACATTTCTAGGTATTACCAGGATTCACATTCAACAGTACAGTTGTCTCtgctgtttttaaattactgaaggTCTACCCCACACCAAGTACTATTCTGGGTTCTACCTCTAAATGGCTCCTCAGGGCACTTGCAGTGAAACAGGAAGCTCAGGATGAGGCCCCTCCCTACCTCTGCTCACCtacttcccaccctcccccagcccccaggctccAGCCACACGGGGAGAAGGGCGGACGGAGGGTCACATCTTAAAAGGCACCTGGAGGCTTCTGCTTCGCAGTGTCCAGGAAGCATGCTCCATTAGCGACAAGCAGTCCTCCTTTGCCCAGgtggttccctctgcctggaatatcctCCTCCCCATTCTCTGCTGGGCAAACACGTATTCATTCCTGAAGTCTCAGCGTAACTATCACTTCCACAGAAAGGCCTTCCCCAAGCCATCAACCGAATCAGCCTCTCTCCTGCATTCAGACTATTCTttctagggacctccctggcggtccagtggttgggacttcgcgTTCCAATGCCGGGGTGAGGGTCTGAACCCTGGCTGGGCAGctgggatcccacgtgcctcgccTCGGGGCCAAAGGGCCAAAAGGTGAagcagaagcaatactgtaacaaattcaataaagacattaaaaatggtccacgtcaaaaaaaactttaaaacaaaacaaaactattcttTCTAGTATGTCTCCCTTCTTCTCCTTTACGGAACTCAGCACAATTACAGGTCCCAGCATTATTAATGTGTTGATCTTCAGAAGTAAATTCCATGAGGTCAGTGACCTCAGGCCATGTCTattttccactgttttttttttttttttttttgccctcacCGCACAGCTTGCatgatcttagtttcccaaccaagaatggaacccatgccccctgcagcggaagcacagagtcctaaccactggaccgccagggaattcccagggccATGTCTATTTTGAACATTCCTTTATGCCCAGCATCTCTAGCCGTATCAAGGACAGAGCAGACAACTGAAAACCATTTGTGAAaggacaggaagggaaggagggcgggaggaaaggaggaatgaaTTAATAATCTGCACAGGCACAGAAGTGCATACCCCAGTGGGAATATAATTACCGAGCCATGTACCACATATCAGGGCTCCTTTTGAGGGGAGTCTGGAGATTTTCTGTGTAGGGGGGATGGGGACGGGAGGGAGAGGAGTCCTGACAGCCATCCTAAAGGAGCATCTCTTCGTGGATCTGTTAGTTAACTGTGGAGAAAACGGCATCTCCTtacaccaaacaaacaaaacccttcaGGCATGACACAGATGTTTTCCCATGTGAACTACCACAGGTGGAGGACTGACAAGACGGCACACATTTGAAATGACTTTGCCAAGAGGAACACTCTACAGTCAGACTACAAGCAAAGGAAGTGAAGACAGACGGGTATGGCTTCCATTTTTCCAGTCTCACAGCTGGTATGGATGCCAGAAATGTAGGGAGAGACCAGGAAATACCATATGATGCCAAGTTTACTCATCAGGGCTGTAATCAAAACATGCTGCTTGTGAGAAGGGAGACCCATGTGAGTGTCATGGAAGAACTGAATTCTGACCTCCTGATCTCTTTCAATCTAGAAAACTGAGCCAGCCTCTGTGTTCCTACATGTATAAGGCTGTATGCAGGCAACGGTGCTGCACCCAGAAGAAATGCCTGAGTTAGGATGTAATGACTACAGGATGTCAAAAAGAGTTCAAACCTTTCCACATTGTTAAAGATAATCGTGGGGTATTTAGTTACCTTGATGTTGGAGAAGTTGCAACCTGTCAAATACAATAAAACATCAGAAATGGAGTCACCTAGTTTAGAGTTCACAGTCTCCCCATATGGACAACTTTATAATAAGACCACTTTAACATCTCGGAACCTTAGAAGCAACATAGCTTACAGTCActtctcttccattctgtggTAAACAAGGACCCAGGATATTGTGAATCGAGTTCTCACTGGCATCACAGACAGCAGGATACTATGCGAGCTCAcctttccctgtctctctccaaTTCAGGTTTCGTCTCAAGATGTTCCTTGTTTTCCCTTAGGAAGACTTCATCCTCTCCACTCTCATGAAGAGGCTCAGGCAGAAATGGCCCTGAGCCAGTGGCCAGCCTCTCTGAAGGAGCTCTCCAGGTGTCATCCCAAACACTCTCAGTTAAACCAGCTGAATCACACAAACCAGCAGATGAGATGAGATGGCTTGGCACTTTAGAAAACTCTTTGCTTTCAGGAGGGGTTGTCCTTTCCAATGATGTCTGAAAATCCACAGGTTGCCATGtccctcttttctcccctcctgTCCACAATATTTCCACCCCTTGAAATTCCACATGTTTGACCTGGCCTGGGCGTCCTGAGGAGCTGCCTCGACCACATTGCTCTGGGTGCTCTCTCCCCTGATCAGATCTCCTCTCTCTCAATAAACCAGCACTTCCCACTGAGCTGTGGGTCACGGGGCTCCCCACGGAGGATGCTGGACAAGCTGGCTCCTGCACATGGACAGCCCCCTTTCTCCCATTATTAGCTCTTAGGGAAAGCTCTGCTTGAGTTTCTCCAGTTAATAGTGCAGTCAGGTCCTCCTGGATGCTCAAATAAAAACCTTCCTCAGTCGTAACTTCAGCTGAAAGAGGTATATCGGGTGACTTTTCTCGGCCAGCAGGGAACAGTGTGTTGGCTCTCTGTGTTTTATGACTGGCAGGGTCTGGCTCTTGTTCCACCTGCTGAACTAAAAAAGTAGAAACCGCATCTCCATCCAGTACCTTTGTAGCCTGCAATGTTCCTGACACTATTCTGGCTTCTGTGGCTTTCAGAGCTGAAATCAAAGAGTCAATGGGTTGTAAACTCTGTTCCTTGAGATGACTCTGAGAGGGGACCTCTCTGACATCTTTTGGTCCTCCGGTAACACTGAGAAGCCCAGAGGGATGGCCAGCAAGAGACTGGACCCTCTGCTGCACCTGAGGGCAGCACGGCAGAGACTCGGCATCAAACTCGAGAGAGGCTCTTAGGCCTTCTCCACTTTCCTCCATGGTCCCATATTCTGGAAATTCATTTGTGACATTCGGGGGGAGTAAAGTGCTTCCTCCATGATCACCTACAAAGAGAACAGAATGGACACATGACTTGTTCTGAACAACAGATTCCAACGTGTGTTAATAAATCTCCATACGCATCAGGCATTCAGTCATCCTTATGGGATCCTTTCACTGTCTCCTGCCCCCACCTCTGCAACACTTGCTTCTCATAACCCTGCCGGTGGTCCCTTCCACTTAGCTTACACGAGAGTACCCACAAAGGTTTTGGCACAGACAGAGACGATCTAATGACACACGCCCTATTCAACCCTGCTTCTGATGAAGTCCCACACACGCACCTCGGTTGCTGCATACGCAAGAACAGATGAAAATAAGGATATGTATCATTTTCCAAATACCACTCATGAAATAGCAACTAAAGTATTTATATTGGGCACAACAACAAATAGTCTTACGATCCAGCCAACAATACCTGTGCAGTGCAATCTCTGAGATGGAAGCCTCAGAAAAAAGATATGATCTATTTAAAGTCAGTGAATATTTTTTTGGCTGGAAGCTTCCCCTTCACTGTTGGATTTCTGTTGTGGGGGGGAATGCTTTCAGAACATCCCTGGGGAATGAGACTGAAGTCAAAATGGAATAGGAAACTTAGTATGTTAAGAAAGATCTCTGGGAtcccaaatgaataaaatttaaatggtatCATATGCAGAACCCCAATATATGAAGCAGTAAAAACAATTAGCATATATTTACTATGTAGGATCAAATTTACATCCTTTTCTTATTAAAACGGCAgtcaatgagaaaaatgaagacactctgataacagaattttaaattgaGGATTTATGGATAACAGTTACAGTCCTATCACCCCAGGATCCAATTTCCTTCTGAACTTGGTTTTGGTTACTTTGTATCGAGAATATCCTCATCTACCCTGGAAATGTAGGGTCCTCACTTGGACAACTTTATGACAGAGGACacctgttgtttttgttattgctttTAAAGCATTGCCAGCTACCACCTTCCTATTCAGTGAAATGTTTGATGACTGTCtgaatatatacaatgaaatgacATGAAAGACTTGATTCCAAGGCATGTACAAAATGAGGTAACTTGGAAACATAAGTTAATGTATAGTATCCCACAGTGTGGAAAAtctgataaataataatacatcTAAGAGTGTATTCAgtttcatatttcatttttgaaataatttgaaatacattttttaaattaaatttgaatcAGTATTGATGGAATCCAAGAAGCACTTCTCTGTGATTGTAGTATTGATAGTACCTTCACAAGACAGAAGTAAGAGGATGCGGCTTGCTTGAAATCTGAGGAGGAAGCAACTTTCAAACCCtgattttgaaaaggaagacagTTAAAAGCAATAAAGATTCCTCTTCCTGTGGCacactgacattttaaatttttcaataaaGACTGTGATAGGACTTTTAAGATTCAGTTGtctttaatatattcacaaaattgtgTGACCATCACCGCaacctaattccagaacattttcatcacctcctaCCACCACCATAAAACCTATATCCAATCCATTAGCCACCattcctcagcccctggtaactaccaACCTACCTTCTGTCTCGATGGATTCACGTGTTCTACTTCATATCAacagaatcacacaatatgtggcattttttgtctttttttccacctagcacaatgctttcaaggtttatccacacTGTACCATGTACcagaacttcttttctttttattgacaaataatattccattgtatggatataccacagtttctttccattcatctgctgatggacatttgtgttatttccacatttgagctattataaataatgaacatttgtgtacaagtttttgtgtctacatttattttcagttctcttgggtatatatctatgAGTGGattctgggtcacatggtaactctctCTCTTTAATGTTTGGAGAAACTGCCAGTTTTCCAAAGcaactacaccattttacattcctaccagcaaagtCTGAGGGTTCTAGTACTGcccatattttttattatagttgtCTTAGTAGATGTGAAATGCtatctcactgtagttctgattttgctcaatatcattaatcactGTGGTagtgattaatgatattgagcatcttgtcacatgcttgttggccatttgtatgtcttcttcagagacaTACccattcaaatcctttgcccattttataattgggttacttgtttttttattattgagttgtaagagtcctttgtatattctggacaGAAGTTCCTTATCATATATAtactttgcaaacattttctcccattctgtgggttgtctcttCCCTTAGTTgatggtgttttgttttcttgtttttttgttttgcggtacacgggcctctcactgttgtggcctctcccattgcagagcacaggctctggacgcgcaggccaagcggccatggctcacgggcctagccgctccgcggcatgtgtgatcttcccggacaggggcacgaacccgtgtcccctgcatcagcaggcggactctcaaccactgcgccaccagggaagcccgatggtgTTTATTTTgaagcacaatttttaaaaattttaataaaatccaacatctatttttttattttgttgcttgtgtctTTGGTGTCATATGCAACAAATTATtgtctaatccaaggtcacaaagatttattccttttttttttaggagttttACAGTGTTAGCTATTACATGTAgacctttgatccattttgaattaactcTTGTATATGGGGTAAAGTGGAGCTCCAACGTCATTCtgttgcatgtggatatccactgTCCCAGCACTACTGTTGAAAAAAACTATTTCCCCCACTGAACTGCATTAATATCTTCAtagaaaatcaactgaccataaacGTAAAGGTTTATGCCTGTACTCTAAATTCTATTCCTTTGAGCTAGTAGCAAGTATAacaccatcttgattactgtagctttgcagaagtaaaatcaggaagtgtgagtcctcctaCTTTGTCCTTCCTTTTCCAGGTTGTTTTGGCTACTCTGGGACCCTGgcattttccatatgaattttaggatcagcttgccAGACACCCGAAATGTTCATAGAGGCTGGGATGAATCTGTAGAGCACTACATCCTAACAATAGTACTATTAAGTCTTTTGATCCATGACtataggatgtctttccatttatttaattttctttaatttcttttaacatgtttttgttttaaatgtacaAGTTTTACATTACTTTTGTTAAACTTACTCccctaagtattttctttttgatactatAATATGcagaaattttttcattttcagattattcactgctagcatatagaaatacaactggtTGCCGAACTTACTATTTAGTACTAATAGCTTttttgtggattccttaggatttcctatatataagatcatgttgtctgtgaacagagataattttactttttttctttcttatctggatgtcttttatttctttttcttgcctaactgcacTGGCCAGAccctctagtacaatgttgactGGAAGTGGTAAGAgctagacatccttgtcttgttctggatCTTaagagaaagctttcagtcttttaccattaagtatgatattagctgtgggtttttcacaaACGCGCTATATATCAGCGTAAGGAAGATCCCTTCTAATCCCAGTTTGTCAAGTGTTTCTATCATGAAAGGGTGCCaagttttgtcaaatgttttttctctgtCAATTGAGATTTCCATGTgggttttgtcttttaatctagtAAGAGTGAATTACATTAACTGACCTTTATatactgaaccaaccttgcattcctggaataaataccacttggtcatggtgcataatccttttttaaaagttgctaGATTCAGCTTTTTAgtatttttgcacctatattcataaacaatattggtctgtagttgtCTTGTGCTATCTCTGGTTTGGGTAGTAATGTGGGCTTAACAAAATGAATTGGGAAATATTCTATATTGGCATTTATTTACAcctttttacacttttttaaaaaacatttttcatattttacactttttaggCTTTTAACAGTTTTCTCTTCCTTAATAATTCAGGGGACTTAATTTCCTCCGTAGTTTAAAAGCTATAAATTTATTGTTAAaatgcaatgaaagaaaaaagtatacaaTCCAAAAGCATGggcttttttctttaacttagtAAAATAGCTTTAAATTGTTAGAGAAGTACTTAGATCACAGTGGGAAATACTTCCTATAGACGTTATAATGCTTTTATTTAAGTTAGAGTATGCCTTTACAAAAAATGATCATAGAATATAAAACTGCAAAAGTCAAAGGAATCAAAGAATTAATTTGGCTACCTAACATAATTAGCAAGAAAACAGGCTCAAAGGAATGATGTACTTGCCAACATGATACAACAAATAAAAACCAGAGCTTATCTATTTTACCTCTACTAAGCTTtacatccctcccctgccctccatcTTTATTGGTAGTGAGATACCCTAGTATGTGTCTTCAATCTTTtccctgaaatttaaaaaatcttctgagggcttccctggtggcacagtggttaagagtccgcctgctgatgcaggggacacgggttcgtgccccggtccgggaagattccacatgccgcggagctgctgggcctgtgagccatggccgctgagcctgcacgtccggagcctgtgctccgcaacgggagaggccacaacagtgagaggcccgcacacctcaagaaaaaaaaaaagaaaaaaaaagataagaaataaaaagtgttggtaaggatgtgaagaaaagagaaccctagtacactgttgatggAACGTAAATTAGCGCAACCTCCAgcgtgtggaggttcctcaaaaaattaaaaatagaactaccatatgatacagcaattccacttatgggtatttacctgaagaaaacaaaaacactaattagaaaagatatctgcacccctatgttcactgcagcattatttacaatagccaagatatggaaacaacctaagtgcccatcgatggatgaatggataaagaaactgtggtatatatatatatattatatatagtttatataatgggatattattcagccataaaaaagaacgaaatcttgccatttgcaacaatatgattggaccttgaggacattatgctaaatgaaataagtcagaggaagacacATACTGAATggtctcacttacatgtggaatcttaaaaaaaaaaaaaaaaaaaaaaacaagctcacATATACAGAGGAGAGACTGGAAGTTGTCAGAAGGATGTGGGGGGAGGTGAAACGGGTAAAGTGATTCAAAAGGTACacacttccagctataaaataatcatggggatgtaatatacagcacggggaccatagttaataatactgtcttgcatatttgaaagttgataagagagtagatcttaaaagtcctcatcacaagaaaaataatttctgtaacTACGTACGGTGatggacttactgtggtgatcatttcacaacatatacaataatgaatcattacattgtacacctgaaactaatacaatattgtatgtcaattatacttcaaaaaagaatTCTCGAAATCATGGAGAAACAAGCCTGCTCCAAAAGATGAGCTTCAGAAAAATCGTGGCCCTTCTAAGACTGACCCTGCTTGAGGCCCAGTAAATGAAATGGATTTCTTTCTACTCTGAGTAGCAAACTCCTTAAAAGAAAAtggctgaaggaaaaaaaaagaagaagaaaaagaactatttGGCAAGTCTTCTGCAGACTTGGTCACAGCTTCACAGTAGAAATGTGAAGTAAAGAAGTTTATCATAAGGGATTCTGAGCAACTGGATATAGGTTTCCCAAAAGACTATGGGGGCCACGTCCATGAAACCACAATTACGAATCATACACACATTCCCTAGGAACTAGGCCCAGTCATTTTTAGGAAAagattctttgtttgttttgtcttattttgtgtTGTTgccactagaatataaactccaaaaGAGAAGCACTTTGTCTGATTTCTTTACCATTATATCCCCAGAGCCTAGAATAACAGTACCGAGCAAAATGgatatatttgttgaatcaatgaatgaatgaagaatgtcCTATAACCAACAGGATACCATTTAATAGAAcctcaaaagagaaacagaaagaagcctCCCAAAACCCAAGCAAAATACTACACGTCAATGCCACCTAAGTTCTGTCCCCTACTCCCAAGTACAGGCTGAAGAGAATGCTGGAAAcattgcggggggtgggggtggggggcggggtcgTCCTTCCTAACAAGGAGCTTGCAGTCCAGCAACTCTATCTGCATATATGTTCTCTTGCAGAGAGCAGTGGTAAAGCAGTGGTAAAGTTAAGTGGGGACAACCTTGGCCATAGTTCTAGAATTCACCATGATCCTACATGGGTTGTTACCATTAAACATTAATTTCTCAATTGTTTAACTTACTCTCTAAATGCTATGTTGCC is a window encoding:
- the PSD3 gene encoding PH and SEC7 domain-containing protein 3 isoform X12; the protein is MGDGGRSPFAGWKPWPGGPAPRHVWGTDPKAQDAVGGSLPQPLAAAAAAESPRSGGSGEAPAPRPERPRSAEGSGTSTRPRSARLGRHRALLQTSRSCPAPPAALPLKAETFVWVNSASAHSQSVAKAKYEFLFGRSEEKTPDTSDHGGSTLLPPNVTNEFPEYGTMEESGEGLRASLEFDAESLPCCPQVQQRVQSLAGHPSGLLSVTGGPKDVREVPSQSHLKEQSLQPIDSLISALKATEARIVSGTLQATKVLDGDAVSTFLVQQVEQEPDPASHKTQRANTLFPAGREKSPDIPLSAEVTTEEGFYLSIQEDLTALLTGETQAELSLRANNGRKGAVHVQEPACPASSVGSPVTHSSVGSAGLLRERRSDQGREHPEQCGRGSSSGRPGQVKHVEFQGVEILWTGGEKRGTWQPVDFQTSLERTTPPESKEFSKVPSHLISSAGLCDSAGLTESVWDDTWRAPSERLATGSGPFLPEPLHESGEDEVFLRENKEHLETKPELERDRERILEQEEHFRARDDDILGSGCAEDSTDVYSSQFETILDNTSLYYSAESLETLYSEPDSYFSFEVPLTPMIQQRIKEGGQFLERTSMGGQQDVLSISADGGIVMGYSGGITNGLSGSSNSTYTKGTPEIAFWGSREIAGLWQLEPFTECPSSCVVRPSGTSFLPPHSEEGGFCNAGMKTTLLEAHSEMGSTEILEKETSGSLSNGTSSNVEAAKRLAKRLYQLDRFKRSDVAKHLGKNNEFSKLVAEEYLKFFDFTGMTLDQSLRYFFKAFSLVGETQERERILVHFSNRYFYCNPDTIASQDGVHCLTCAMMLLNTDLHGHNIGKKMTCQEFIANLQGVDEGGDFSKDLLKDVAWCWAFNRSSAEKCLWN
- the PSD3 gene encoding PH and SEC7 domain-containing protein 3 isoform X15 — encoded protein: MGDGGRSPFAGWKPWPGGPAPRHVWGTDPKAQDAVGGSLPQPLAAAAAAESPRSGGSGEAPAPRPERPRSAEGSGTSTRPRSARLGRHRALLQTSRSCPAPPAALPLKAETFVWVNSASAHSQSVAKAKYEFLFGRSEEKTPDTSDHGGSTLLPPNVTNEFPEYGTMEESGEGLRASLEFDAESLPCCPQVQQRVQSLAGHPSGLLSVTGGPKDVREVPSQSHLKEQSLQPIDSLISALKATEARIVSGTLQATKVLDGDAVSTFLVQQVEQEPDPASHKTQRANTLFPAGREKSPDIPLSAEVTTEEGFYLSIQEDLTALLTGETQAELSLRANNGRKGAVHVQEPACPASSVGSPVTHSSVGSAGLLRERRSDQGREHPEQCGRGSSSGRPGQVKHVEFQGVEILWTGGEKRGTWQPVDFQTSLERTTPPESKEFSKVPSHLISSAGLCDSAGLTESVWDDTWRAPSERLATGSGPFLPEPLHESGEDEVFLRENKEHLETKPELERDRERILEQEEHFRARDDDILGSGCAEDSTDVYSSQFETILDNTSLYYSAESLETLYSEPDSYFSFEVPLTPMIQQRIKEGGQFLERTSMGGQQDVLSISADGGIVMGYSGGITNGLSGSSNSTYTKGTPEIAFWGSREIAGLWQLEPFTECPSSCVVRPSGTSFLPPHSEEGGFCNAGMKTTLLEAHSEMGSTEILEKETSGSLSNGTSSNVEAAKRLAKRLYQLDRFKRSDVAKHLGKNNEFSKLVAEEYLKFFDFTGMTLDQSLRYFFKAFSLVGETQERERILVHFSNRYFYCNPDTIASQDGVHCLTCAMMLLNTDLHGHNIGKKMTCQEFIANLQGVDEGGDFSKDLLKN